One Tachysurus vachellii isolate PV-2020 chromosome 18, HZAU_Pvac_v1, whole genome shotgun sequence DNA segment encodes these proteins:
- the LOC132861097 gene encoding meteorin-like protein isoform X2 produces the protein MSPRGIRLLQYLHTLCILTSCTADVCNWRGSGLVDSPLSGSVQQVRLRCAAGSVTWFSPRFALRVVLQPNVWSSRHAAVCVKALRGFHGAAVFVERAAGLDLLLQDEESPEQVRCFRAHKAQSVAIFLQANPQGHAGPSIVGFRYEMLREDSSSTEVQTSKIKACRPCNDSEILKAICSSDFVVRGSIRNVTHDSERQTSVVEVQKGRVYRQRSGVFGREPNHSGSWHGYIHTLLQCGVKAGAGQFLFTGAELFGEAWLGCAPRFKDFQILYHSAKRAHHMPCDFSLD, from the exons ATGTCACCAAGAGGAATCAGGTTACTACAGTACTTACACACTTTGTGTATTCTTACGTCCTGTACTGCAGATGTGTGCAACTGGAGAGGAAG TGGTCTGGTGGACTCGCCTCTCTCTGGGTCGGTGCAGCAGGTGCGGCTTCGCTGTGCGGCAGGTTCGGTCACGTGGTTTTCCCCGCGCTTCGCTCTGCGGGTCGTGCTGCAGCCAAACGTGTGGAGCTCGCGCCATGCGGCCGTGTGCGTTAAAGCACTGCGGGGTTTCCACGGTGCCGCGGTATTCGTGGAGCGGGCTGCAGGCTTAGACCTCCTGCTGCAGGACGAAGAGTCTCCGGAGCAGGTGCGCTGCTTCCGTGCGCATAAAGCTCAGAGCGTCGCCATCTTTCTTCAGGCCAACCCGCAGGGTCACGCAGGTCCGAGTATTGTCGGGTTCCGGTACGAGATGCTGCGCGAAGATAGCAGCTCTACCGAGGTTcaaacaagcaaaataaaag CCTGTCGACCATGCAATGACTCTGAGATACTGAAAGCCATCTGCAGCAGTGACTTTG TGGTCCGTGGCTCGATAAGGAACGTAACCCATGATTCGGAGAGGCAGACCTCTGTGGTAGAGGTACAGAAAGGCAGGGTGTATCGGCAACGGAGTGGAGTCTTTGGGAGAGAGCCAAACCACTCGGGCTCTTGGCATGGGTACATTCATACACTTCTGCAGTGCGGCGTTAAAGCAGGAGCTGGTCAGTTTCTTTTCACCGGAGCTGAACTCTTTGGGGAGGCTTGGCTTGGCTGTGCTCCTCGATTTAAAGACTTCCAGATCCTCTATCATTCAGCCAAGAGGGCGCATCATATGCCATGTGATTTTTCCTTAGACTGA
- the LOC132861097 gene encoding meteorin-like protein isoform X1, which yields MSPRGIRLLQYLHTLCILTSCTADVCNWRGSGLVDSPLSGSVQQVRLRCAAGSVTWFSPRFALRVVLQPNVWSSRHAAVCVKALRGFHGAAVFVERAAGLDLLLQDEESPEQVRCFRAHKAQSVAIFLQANPQGHAGPSIVGFRYEMLREDSSSTEVQTSKIKAACRPCNDSEILKAICSSDFVVRGSIRNVTHDSERQTSVVEVQKGRVYRQRSGVFGREPNHSGSWHGYIHTLLQCGVKAGAGQFLFTGAELFGEAWLGCAPRFKDFQILYHSAKRAHHMPCDFSLD from the exons ATGTCACCAAGAGGAATCAGGTTACTACAGTACTTACACACTTTGTGTATTCTTACGTCCTGTACTGCAGATGTGTGCAACTGGAGAGGAAG TGGTCTGGTGGACTCGCCTCTCTCTGGGTCGGTGCAGCAGGTGCGGCTTCGCTGTGCGGCAGGTTCGGTCACGTGGTTTTCCCCGCGCTTCGCTCTGCGGGTCGTGCTGCAGCCAAACGTGTGGAGCTCGCGCCATGCGGCCGTGTGCGTTAAAGCACTGCGGGGTTTCCACGGTGCCGCGGTATTCGTGGAGCGGGCTGCAGGCTTAGACCTCCTGCTGCAGGACGAAGAGTCTCCGGAGCAGGTGCGCTGCTTCCGTGCGCATAAAGCTCAGAGCGTCGCCATCTTTCTTCAGGCCAACCCGCAGGGTCACGCAGGTCCGAGTATTGTCGGGTTCCGGTACGAGATGCTGCGCGAAGATAGCAGCTCTACCGAGGTTcaaacaagcaaaataaaag CAGCCTGTCGACCATGCAATGACTCTGAGATACTGAAAGCCATCTGCAGCAGTGACTTTG TGGTCCGTGGCTCGATAAGGAACGTAACCCATGATTCGGAGAGGCAGACCTCTGTGGTAGAGGTACAGAAAGGCAGGGTGTATCGGCAACGGAGTGGAGTCTTTGGGAGAGAGCCAAACCACTCGGGCTCTTGGCATGGGTACATTCATACACTTCTGCAGTGCGGCGTTAAAGCAGGAGCTGGTCAGTTTCTTTTCACCGGAGCTGAACTCTTTGGGGAGGCTTGGCTTGGCTGTGCTCCTCGATTTAAAGACTTCCAGATCCTCTATCATTCAGCCAAGAGGGCGCATCATATGCCATGTGATTTTTCCTTAGACTGA